The Bifidobacterium eulemuris genome includes a window with the following:
- the ruvB gene encoding Holliday junction branch migration DNA helicase RuvB, which translates to MNETPAYGQSNTGANEESLRMVSSQPIGNEPVSDEELRPHALDGFIGQPTLKAQLQLFLDAARKRDVPPDHILLAGPPGLGKTTLAMIVANELGVPIRVTSGPAIQHAGDLASILSSLDTGEVLFIDEIHRLPRAAEELLYIAMEDFRVDVMVGKGPGATSIPLTLPRFTVIGATTREGMLPSPLRARFGFTAHLDFYPIDELERLIDRSAGVLGVNLDEGAAAQLAMRSRGTPRIANRLLRRVRDWAIVHDLIVVRAADVKEALDLYQIDSEGLDRLDIAVLKAIVTNFNGGPVGLNNLSAMVGEESETVETVCEPYLVREGFLARTPRGRIATEKAWKHLGLVPQDDVSKLF; encoded by the coding sequence CTGAACGAAACACCCGCATACGGCCAGTCGAACACCGGAGCGAACGAGGAATCCCTGCGCATGGTCTCCTCACAGCCCATCGGCAACGAACCGGTGAGCGACGAGGAGCTGCGTCCCCACGCGCTCGACGGCTTCATCGGCCAACCGACCCTCAAGGCGCAACTGCAACTGTTTTTGGACGCCGCGCGCAAACGCGACGTTCCGCCCGACCATATCCTGCTCGCGGGCCCTCCCGGATTGGGCAAGACGACGCTGGCGATGATCGTGGCCAACGAGCTGGGGGTGCCGATCCGCGTCACCTCAGGCCCGGCCATCCAGCACGCCGGCGATCTCGCTTCAATCCTCAGCTCCTTGGACACCGGTGAGGTGCTGTTCATCGACGAAATCCACCGTCTGCCGCGCGCGGCCGAGGAACTGTTGTATATCGCGATGGAGGATTTCCGCGTGGATGTGATGGTGGGCAAGGGACCCGGCGCCACGTCCATTCCGCTCACCCTGCCGCGGTTCACGGTGATCGGCGCCACCACGCGCGAAGGCATGCTGCCCTCGCCTCTGCGCGCGCGTTTCGGTTTCACCGCGCATCTCGACTTCTATCCGATCGACGAGCTGGAGCGGCTGATCGACCGCTCGGCCGGCGTGTTGGGTGTCAATCTCGACGAGGGCGCGGCCGCCCAGCTGGCCATGCGTTCGCGAGGCACGCCGCGTATCGCCAATCGTCTGCTGCGCCGCGTGCGCGACTGGGCCATCGTGCACGATCTCATCGTGGTGCGCGCCGCGGACGTCAAAGAGGCGCTGGACCTCTACCAGATCGACTCGGAGGGTCTGGACCGACTGGACATCGCCGTGCTTAAGGCCATCGTGACCAATTTCAACGGCGGGCCGGTGGGATTGAACAATCTTTCCGCCATGGTGGGAGAGGAGTCCGAAACCGTGGAGACGGTGTGCGAGCCGTATCTGGTGCGCGAGGGATTCCTCGCGCGCACGCCGCGCGGCCGCATCGCCACCGAGAAGGCGTGGAAGCATCTGGGATTGGTTCCCCAGGATGATGTCAGCAAGCTCTTTTAG
- the yajC gene encoding preprotein translocase subunit YajC, which yields MVAMIGMMWWQSRKAKQQQAERQDFRANLQPGTEIITIGGVIGKVVSVDVQYEEIVIDSEGSLMRFSFNAISKEYVRPAYISDDEVDENGNPIEQDPIEQNDDEAQVPMDQALESAENTVETTETVEAEVVDTEVADEQPQEAAK from the coding sequence ATGGTCGCTATGATCGGCATGATGTGGTGGCAGTCCCGCAAGGCCAAGCAGCAGCAGGCGGAGCGTCAGGACTTCCGCGCCAACCTGCAGCCGGGCACCGAGATCATCACCATCGGCGGCGTGATCGGCAAGGTCGTCTCCGTGGACGTCCAGTACGAGGAGATCGTCATCGACTCCGAAGGCTCGCTGATGCGCTTCTCCTTCAACGCGATCAGCAAGGAGTACGTGCGCCCGGCCTATATCTCCGACGATGAGGTCGATGAGAACGGCAACCCGATCGAGCAGGATCCGATCGAGCAGAACGATGACGAGGCGCAGGTGCCGATGGACCAGGCGCTCGAATCGGCGGAGAACACGGTCGAGACGACCGAAACCGTCGAAGCCGAGGTCGTGGACACCGAGGTTGCCGACGAGCAGCCGCAGGAAGCCGCCAAGTAA
- a CDS encoding adenine phosphoribosyltransferase, translated as MSNTDIAIADLGKIGAEDAAYLVSLIRSIPGFPKEGIIFRDFMPVLADAKGLHLMMKALEAALPVPAEDFDAVAGLEARGFLFGPALAAHLGKGFIAVRKAGKLPPQTIRESYDLEYGSESVEIEAEAVKPGERVLIVDDLIATGGTAAAGAELIERAGGTVVGFSFVMGLDGLNGTGKLGGRPTSVLVTMPA; from the coding sequence ATGTCGAACACCGATATCGCCATCGCTGATCTCGGCAAGATCGGGGCCGAGGATGCCGCGTATCTTGTCTCTCTGATTCGTTCGATTCCCGGATTCCCCAAAGAAGGCATCATCTTCCGCGATTTCATGCCGGTACTGGCCGACGCCAAAGGCCTGCATCTGATGATGAAAGCGCTGGAGGCGGCACTGCCCGTACCTGCCGAGGATTTCGATGCCGTCGCCGGACTGGAGGCCCGCGGATTCCTGTTCGGCCCCGCCTTGGCCGCGCATTTGGGCAAAGGCTTCATCGCCGTCCGAAAAGCGGGCAAATTGCCGCCTCAGACCATCCGCGAATCCTATGATTTGGAATACGGCAGCGAAAGCGTCGAAATCGAGGCCGAAGCCGTCAAACCCGGCGAACGCGTGCTTATTGTGGACGATCTGATCGCCACCGGCGGCACCGCGGCGGCGGGCGCGGAACTCATCGAACGCGCCGGAGGCACGGTCGTGGGATTCAGCTTCGTGATGGGCCTCGACGGCCTGAACGGCACCGGCAAGCTCGGAGGTCGCCCCACCAGCGTGCTGGTCACCATGCCGGCCTGA